The Bradyrhizobium sp. CCGB01 genome segment CAGAAGCCAGCGTTCGCCCGGCTTCGGCGTCACCAGCTGCTTGGTGAAGATCGCGTTCTCCCAGGTGTTGCGGGAGTCGCGCTCGAGGATCAGGCGCTCCTTCGGAATTCCCAGGCTTTCCAGGATCGGCGCGGAATAGTCGGCTTCCCTCGCCTCCGTCGCGACCAGGTTCGCCGTGCCGCCGGTGAAGACGATGCGTGCCTTCGGATAGCGGCGCGCAAGCTCCGCCGGCGCAAACATGCGATCGGCCGCATGCGAGACCACCGGCATGTGGTGCGCGGCCGACAGATCGGTGTCGACGGAGCCGCCGAGCACGATGATGCCGTCGGGCGCCCCCCGCGACGGATCCCACGCCGGAAAGCGCGACTCCAGCGGATAAATCAAGAGATTGCCGAGTGGCGAAAATGCACAAACTGCCAGCAGGACCAGGGTGGTCACGGCAAGCTTGCGACCGAGCGCGGCAAAGCGCGTCGCCATCAGCAGCAGCGACAGGATTCCGAGCTCGACCAGGAGATTGATCGGCAGCAGAGCGGTGCCGAGGGTCTTGGAAAGAACGAAATACAGGGGAGCCTCGCTGGAATGATCGTGCCATGCGCGGGCTTGACCGGCCCGTCCGTCTTCAGAAATCTTCTTGAAAGAGGATCGATCGCCCGGTCAAGCCCGGGCATAACAAGTTCTCATGACGAGTTCTGATCAAACCGAACGGACGCGGCAAATGACCCACCACCACCTGCATTCAAGTCCCGAAACCTGCCATTGGGGCTTCTTCGAAGCTGCGCTCAAGCCCGTCCTCACCATCAAGAGTGGCGACGAGGTGACGGTCGACACCATCAGCGGCGGGCCCGACATGCTGCCCGACCGCGACAAGTTTCACATTCCACCGGAAATGCACGAGGTTCATGCCAAGAACGAGCGCATGCTGCCCGGCCACATCCTCACCGGCCCGATCGCCGTCGAAGGCGCCGCGCCCGGCGACGTGCTCGCGGTCGAGATCCTCGACGTCCAGCTCCGGCAGGATTGGGGATGGAACATGATCAAGCCGCTGTCGGGTACCCTGCCCGACGATTTCCACGAGACGCGCATCCTCAACATCCCGCTGGACCGGTCGCGGATGGTCGGCCGCATGCCCTGGGGCCTCGATCTGCCGCTAAAACCGTTCTTCGGCGTGATGGGCGTCTCGCCGCCACCGGCCTGGGGCCGCATCTCCTCGCTCGTTCCGCGCGCGATGGGCGGCAATCTCGACAACAAGGAGTTAGGTGCCGGTGCGACGCTGTATCTGCCCGTGTTCGTCCCGGGCGCAATGTTCTCCTGCGGCGACGGCCACGGCGTGCAGGGCGACGGCGAGGTCTGCGTCACCGCGATCGAGACCGCGCTCCAGGGCCGCTTCCGCCTGACGCTGCGCAAGGACCTCAGGTTCGATTATCCCCGCGCCGAGACGGCGACGCATTACATGACCATGGCCATGGACCCCGACCTCGACCAGTGCGTGGTGCGCGCGCTGCGCGACATGATTGTGCTGCTCGGCGAGACGCGAAACCTGTCGCGCGAGGATGCCTACACGCTGTGCAGCCTGGCGGCCGATCTGCGGGTGACCCAGACCGTCAACGGCTGCAAGGGCATCCATTGCATGATCGAAAAGGCGATCGTGCACGGCTAGCCGGGACCGCCTTTCCCGACCTGTTGACGCCGCAACGCCGCCCGACATTTCGCGCGGCGCGTCGCCGCATGCCCGATTTTCCAAATGATTCCAATGGCCTGCCCCACCGCTTCAATCTGGATTTGACTCCCACCCCCGAACCTAAATAGAGTCTTAATCGTTACTTTTATGTACCTGCGTAAGAGGCTAGCGTTTAGGCATGGCCACCGAAAAAGCCGAGACTGACCGCATTCCCGTAACCTTGGCGCTCTCGACCATCACCTACCTGGAGAAGCTGGTGAGACAGGGCACCCACGGCACCAGCGTTCCCGGCGTCGCTCGCACACTGATCGAGGAAGGCATCCGTCTCGCCATCAAGGACGGGCTTTTGTCGATCCGCGACAATGGCAGGACGTGAGCGCGCGCTGAATGTGAAGCGGATGGATCTCGCTGGCGGATGGCCGACATCTGCAACCTGGGATCGTCACAAATGCCTGTTCTCTCACCGACCTGGACCGACGAACGAATCGAAATTCTGAAGCAGCACTTCGAGGCCGGCCTCTCCTGCAGCGAGATCGCTGCCGACATCGGTGTCAGCCGCAACGCGGTGATCGGCAAGCTGTCGCGCCTCAATCTCACGCGCGGCCGGACGCTCGACGATCGCAAGGTTCAGGACAGGGGCCATGCGCCGGCGCGCGCGCGGAGAGCCGTGCCGCGACTGCAATATGAGATGCTCGCCACGATCTACGGCGAGACCGACGGACCTATGGTCGCAGGTCCCATCGACGACGCCAATCGCTGCTCGCTGCTGGAGCTTGCCGAGAACCGCTGCCGCTGGCCGATCTCGACCCCGGGCGCGGAGGATTTCTGCTTCTGCGGCAATGTTGCGCCCGACGGCCAGTCCTACTGCGCCGGCCACAGCCGCCTCGCCTACCGGCCGAATTCGCGCGCCCGCATGATGCGCGGCTGAATTCTTGTTTGACGCGTTTTCTTTACGCGAACCGGTATCCACTTCGCTTGAAAACGCTATGCAATCCCACAACGAAAAACCTCCGGCAGGGCACTACCGGAGGTTTCTGGAGGCTTAGCATCAAGCTAAGAGCGCTACTTTCGTAACCACTGAAGACCATATAGCTGATTAACTCAGGTAAGTAAATAAATTTGCTGGCGATCGAATCGCATAGCTTGTCTTCGTTGCCTGCACGGGCGGCCGGTTTTTCCGAAAAGCTACGAACCCCAAAGAAAAGCCCCGGCGGTATCCCGCCGGGGCTCTATCAGATCGGAACGTCCTGAAGCTTACCAGTTGCGCTGGGCGCGCAGCAGCAGGCTGTAGGTGTCCTGGTCCTTCAGCTCGTAGGTCGCCGCCGGCTTGGCGACGCCCGTCAGCGCAGCGGTCGTGATCGCGCCCGAGTACTTCTGGTCGAGATGGCTGTAGGTGAAGTCAGCCGAGAAGGTCAGGTTCTTGACCGGCGTCCAGCGGGTGATGACACCGACCTGGCCGATGTTGAAGTCCGGGTTGCAGGTGCCGGTCAGGGTCGCGAACGCGGCGCTGCCGCAGATCAGGCCCTTGGCCGTGCCGCTGTAGTTGACCGCAGCCCACGCGCCGTAGAGCGCCGTGTTCCAGTACGGGCTCCAGTTGTGGGTGTAGGCGCCACGGAAGCCGTAGGTCTTGGTCAGCTCGAGGCCGCCGCCGGGACCGAACACCGCATCAGACACGCCGGCAAAGCCGATGCTCTGATACGCGGCGTTCGAGCTGCCGAACATCGAGTAGCTGGTCGCGGCCAGCTCCTGGAAGTTGTAGCGGCTTGCGCCGTCGGTGTAGACGCCCGAGATGTTGATCACGTCGCCTGCGCCGGTCGGGATGTTCTTGATCTGCAGAGCGAGCTGAACGGCCCAGCCCCACTTGTCTTCGGGATGACCGGTGACTTCGGTCGCACCGTAGTAGCCGACATGGTTGTCGTGCGCGGCGACCGACGCCTGGAAGAGACCCCAGGCCTGGTCGACACGGACCTGACCGACGAGGTCGGGCGCGCGGCTGCCGCCGAGATTGTTCGAGCCGTAGGCACCGCCGAGGACGCCGGTGGTGGACATGCCGGCAGTGTTCCAGAGGGCGGTCTGGAAGACCTGCGTCTGGTCCTGCGCCGAGAACGTCGCCGTGATGCCCTGACCGAAGTCAGCGGTGTAGGTGATCTGGGCGACGCCGTTGGTGGAGCCGCTGCCGCCGACCAGCTGATCGAAGTTGTTGCCGGGATAGTTGATCCAGGGCGCGTCGAACTGCGACACGGCCTTACCCAGGGTGAAGCCGGCGAACTGGATGAAGGCGTAGTAGACGCCGAGCGCACCGCCCGAGATGCCGCCGTCGGTGCCGTTGACCGCGCCGCCGCTCGAGCCGGTGAGGCCGGTGCCGGCCGCGTTGAGGCCGATCGTGCCGCTGTACTGGGTCCCGCCCGTGGCCGAACCGGTGCCGGTATAGTTGCCGGTCGTCCAGGTGAAGACCGCATCGAAGTAGGTGCGGACCACGCCGTACTCGGTCGCGGTGCGCGTGTCGATGTTGAGATCTTCACGAGCGCGCATCGAGTAGTAGTTGGTCAGGCGGTTGTTCGCCGCAAACACGCCGTTGTACTGGGCGCTGTAGTTGCCGCCGGCATTGAGCGCGACTTCAGCACGCAGATAGCCGCCGAGCTTGATGCAGGTGTCGGTGCCGGGGATGTAGTAGAAGCCCGCGCCGTAGAGCGTGCAGATCTTGACGTACTCGACCGCCTTGGCCTTGACCGGAAGATCGGCCGCCTGGGCTCCACCGACGGCGATCAGACCCGCCGCAGTGCCGAGCAAAAGGCTCTTCACCACTTTCATTTAAAAACCTCCAAGTTGCTCATTTTGCGGAGACCGGACCGTGAGGCCCCCCCATCCCCGTCTCTTCAAATCCGCTCGGCCGCTTCGCGCTTTCGGACACACCCGCCTGAGACGCGAGGGACGTGAGCGAACCACCTGCAACGGGACGATCGAGAACCCCCCACCGTCACGGGTCAATATGCCTGCGCCGTTCGCTAATCAAAATAGTTTATTTGCTCAGCTTTCTTGTTTCCCTAGGCCTGTGCCCCGCGCGCAACACCGCGGGGTGAGGCAAAATGCTGAGTTGATCATCTTTGTAGTTTTAGTGACAAAATTACCCTGCTCTGCACTTGCGTCAGGGCAGACTTGCGTGGACTATTGCCTTGCAAGATACCGGCCGGAAAGAATCTGATCACGGGAGTGACGCTGTGTCAGCGACGAGGAAAGAAGGGGCGCGCCTCCGCTCCATCGGCAATCTGGATATCATCAGGCGTTTCACCTGGGAGATATCGTCGATCAACATGTATCTGGAGGAGCTGCGTCAGTTCTGGGCGAGAACGCTGGGCATCAGCGGTCCGCAATGGCTGATCCTGATGGCGATCTCCGACCTCGACAAGGACGACGGCGTGCCCGTCAACGTGGTCTCCAAGCTGCTCCACGTTGATCCGTCTTTCGTCACCACCCAGTCCAAGCTGCTGGAGAAGAAGGGCCTGCTGCGCCGGCGGCCCTCGCCGACCGACGCCCGCGTGGTGCGGCTCTCGCTGGTCGAGAAGACGCAGAAGCACATCGCGAGTCTCAACGAGCAGTACAAGACGATTCGCGAATTCGTCTTCCAGGAGTTCGACGAGAACGAACTGACCGAATTCACCGGCAAGCTCGCGACGCTGAAGACCCGGCTCGAAAAGGCCTGCGTCAGGATCTCGCTCGACTTCTGAGGCTGCCGCTCAGATCCGGCGGCCGGCGGCGCCGAGCTGCGATTCCAGCCAGTCGAAGATGTATTCGTTGGCAAGGCTCGGATTGTCCGCATGGGCCTGCGCCGCGCCGGTCTCGGCCGCGGTGAACACCTTCAGCACGATATCGGAGCTGCCGAGCCGCGACGTCTGCACGATCTGGCGCGCCCGGTCGGCCTTGAGCCAGCCGTCCTCGCCGAGCGTGATCAGCACCGGACAGTCGGCGCTGGAGGCCATCAGCGGCGAATGCGGCACCGGGACGATGCTGAGGTCGCTCATCGCAAAGCGGCTGGCGAAGAAGGATCGCTCGTGCAGGTCCCACAGGCCGCCGTCGCAGACGGCCGCAGCGAGCCGCGGCTCCTGCAACACCGCGCGCGCGACGAAGGAAGAGCCCCACCCGTCGGCCACGATGGCGACGCGATCGAAATCGACGTCGCCGCGCGTCTCCAGGTAATCCATGGCGCTGGCGATCGAGCTCTCGAGGTCGCGGCGCTGCAAGAGCGTGTCGGTATAATCGTCGCGCTGGTCGCCGAGCAGGTCCAGCGCGAGCATCGACAATCCGCGCTCGCGCGCATGCGGCGCGAGCTTGAACAGGAATTCTTCCTTGCGGTGCCCGGGCTCGCCGATGCAGATCACCGTCGGAGCCCGCTTGCCCGCCGATGGCGCAGGCAGGAAATAGCCCTGCAAGGCGTGCCCGTCGTCGGCCCAGGGAATCGTGACGACCTCGCCGGCCGGACTGCGCGCCGCGAGGAAGCGCCGCGCGCATTCCTGCATCGCCAGCACCGCGACCCAGCGGCGCTCGTCCGCCGGGTCCAGCGGCATCGCGGCCGCGCCGTAGTAGTTCAGAGCCCGCAGCCAGTTGCGTTGCGCGGTCGCCATGTGGCCTTCCACGAAGGCCGCCTCGGCACGATGACGGTTGGCCTGCGCCAGCTTCTTCCACTCGCGATGCCAGGACTGCTCGCCGTCCTGCTTGAGCTGGCGCGCGATCATCAGGCATTCTGCGATAGTGGCGCCGCCCTCCTGTGCCGCGGTGAGGAGCCGCGTGAATTCAGCGGAGATGTCCTCTCTCTCCGGGCAGAGGATCCAGTCGTCGGAGAGGCATGCGGGTATCATCGGAGCTACGCTTCATGATGGCGTTACCCCTGTTTGAGTAAACTATTTTGGTTCACCAACCAAGCTGCGGTGCGCCGAATGAGAGCCCTTTAACATCACCATCGCTTGAACATCGCTTGATCGCGGGAATATGTTGCATGCATGACATTCCAATTCGTCATAAGGCGGAAACTGGCAAGAGGTGGCACTGATTCTTAGCCGCGCACCTCTTGCCATGATGGCCGTCATACCTATATCGGCGCACGCTCGTTGACAGTCGCAGCCAAACAAATCAGCCGAGCTTCCAGCCGACCTCCTGCGTAAAGCTTTCGTAGAAGGCGCGGTCGTAGGCTTGCT includes the following:
- a CDS encoding YdcF family protein produces the protein MATRFAALGRKLAVTTLVLLAVCAFSPLGNLLIYPLESRFPAWDPSRGAPDGIIVLGGSVDTDLSAAHHMPVVSHAADRMFAPAELARRYPKARIVFTGGTANLVATEAREADYSAPILESLGIPKERLILERDSRNTWENAIFTKQLVTPKPGERWLLVTSAFHMPRSMGIFRKAGFDVEAYPVDWRMGGRDELFAFTRNGADGLGKTDLAVREWIGLLTYRILGRTGELLPGPGKD
- a CDS encoding acetamidase/formamidase family protein, producing MTHHHLHSSPETCHWGFFEAALKPVLTIKSGDEVTVDTISGGPDMLPDRDKFHIPPEMHEVHAKNERMLPGHILTGPIAVEGAAPGDVLAVEILDVQLRQDWGWNMIKPLSGTLPDDFHETRILNIPLDRSRMVGRMPWGLDLPLKPFFGVMGVSPPPAWGRISSLVPRAMGGNLDNKELGAGATLYLPVFVPGAMFSCGDGHGVQGDGEVCVTAIETALQGRFRLTLRKDLRFDYPRAETATHYMTMAMDPDLDQCVVRALRDMIVLLGETRNLSREDAYTLCSLAADLRVTQTVNGCKGIHCMIEKAIVHG
- a CDS encoding GcrA family cell cycle regulator; the protein is MPVLSPTWTDERIEILKQHFEAGLSCSEIAADIGVSRNAVIGKLSRLNLTRGRTLDDRKVQDRGHAPARARRAVPRLQYEMLATIYGETDGPMVAGPIDDANRCSLLELAENRCRWPISTPGAEDFCFCGNVAPDGQSYCAGHSRLAYRPNSRARMMRG
- a CDS encoding porin, encoding MKVVKSLLLGTAAGLIAVGGAQAADLPVKAKAVEYVKICTLYGAGFYYIPGTDTCIKLGGYLRAEVALNAGGNYSAQYNGVFAANNRLTNYYSMRAREDLNIDTRTATEYGVVRTYFDAVFTWTTGNYTGTGSATGGTQYSGTIGLNAAGTGLTGSSGGAVNGTDGGISGGALGVYYAFIQFAGFTLGKAVSQFDAPWINYPGNNFDQLVGGSGSTNGVAQITYTADFGQGITATFSAQDQTQVFQTALWNTAGMSTTGVLGGAYGSNNLGGSRAPDLVGQVRVDQAWGLFQASVAAHDNHVGYYGATEVTGHPEDKWGWAVQLALQIKNIPTGAGDVINISGVYTDGASRYNFQELAATSYSMFGSSNAAYQSIGFAGVSDAVFGPGGGLELTKTYGFRGAYTHNWSPYWNTALYGAWAAVNYSGTAKGLICGSAAFATLTGTCNPDFNIGQVGVITRWTPVKNLTFSADFTYSHLDQKYSGAITTAALTGVAKPAATYELKDQDTYSLLLRAQRNW
- a CDS encoding MarR family transcriptional regulator, encoding MSATRKEGARLRSIGNLDIIRRFTWEISSINMYLEELRQFWARTLGISGPQWLILMAISDLDKDDGVPVNVVSKLLHVDPSFVTTQSKLLEKKGLLRRRPSPTDARVVRLSLVEKTQKHIASLNEQYKTIREFVFQEFDENELTEFTGKLATLKTRLEKACVRISLDF
- a CDS encoding dienelactone hydrolase; the protein is MIPACLSDDWILCPEREDISAEFTRLLTAAQEGGATIAECLMIARQLKQDGEQSWHREWKKLAQANRHRAEAAFVEGHMATAQRNWLRALNYYGAAAMPLDPADERRWVAVLAMQECARRFLAARSPAGEVVTIPWADDGHALQGYFLPAPSAGKRAPTVICIGEPGHRKEEFLFKLAPHARERGLSMLALDLLGDQRDDYTDTLLQRRDLESSIASAMDYLETRGDVDFDRVAIVADGWGSSFVARAVLQEPRLAAAVCDGGLWDLHERSFFASRFAMSDLSIVPVPHSPLMASSADCPVLITLGEDGWLKADRARQIVQTSRLGSSDIVLKVFTAAETGAAQAHADNPSLANEYIFDWLESQLGAAGRRI